One region of uncultured Methanolobus sp. genomic DNA includes:
- a CDS encoding peroxiredoxin encodes MPLIGDDAPSFKAVTTNGEINFPKDYKGKWVILFSHPADFTPVCTTEFMTFATMQEEFRTLNAELIGLSIDSIYAHIAWLRTIKEKIEYKGMKDVEVTFPVIEDLKMEVAKKFGMLQPNASDTQAVRAVFMIDPKAKIRAILYYPLSNGRNMDEVKRLLLAMQKSDAEGVATPANWQPGDDVIIPPPGSCGSAKERVESEEEGKYCLDWFMCFKKQS; translated from the coding sequence ATGCCGCTTATCGGAGACGACGCACCGTCATTTAAAGCAGTGACAACTAACGGAGAAATTAATTTCCCCAAAGATTACAAGGGGAAATGGGTAATCCTTTTCAGTCATCCTGCGGACTTTACGCCTGTATGTACTACCGAGTTCATGACCTTTGCAACAATGCAGGAAGAGTTCAGAACGCTGAACGCAGAACTTATCGGCCTTTCCATTGATAGTATCTACGCACACATTGCATGGCTGCGTACAATAAAAGAGAAGATTGAATACAAGGGAATGAAAGACGTTGAAGTCACTTTCCCGGTCATTGAGGACCTTAAGATGGAAGTGGCAAAGAAATTCGGAATGCTCCAGCCAAATGCTTCAGATACCCAGGCTGTCAGGGCTGTGTTTATGATTGACCCGAAAGCAAAGATAAGGGCAATCCTTTACTATCCACTGTCCAACGGAAGAAACATGGATGAGGTCAAGAGGCTTTTGCTTGCAATGCAAAAATCTGATGCAGAGGGTGTTGCCACACCTGCTAACTGGCAGCCGGGAGATGATGTGATAATTCCACCACCAGGGTCCTGCGGTTCTGCAAAGGAAAGAGTTGAATCAGAAGAAGAGGGCAAATACTGTCTTGACTGGTTCATGTGCTTTAAGAAGCAATCCTGA
- a CDS encoding MBL fold metallo-hydrolase: protein MKLTVLMDNNTLIDRYLLGEPGVSYFIEADDKKILFDTGYSDTFIRNAQKMNINLLDIDHIVLSHSHLDHTWGLDPLIRRYTEARIEGLDHSEPNLIAHPLIFNSRTYPGLQEIGMLLSAEKLSRIFKLRLSSEPLWITDNVVFLGEIPRRFDFEHDPLESKIIIDGKEQDDEVLDDTGLIVRTENGLVIVTGCSHSGICNIIEYAKEVCSEEKIIDIIGGFHLLNPPELKMRGTVEYFRNLNVHEVHACHCTDLESKIALSKVCNLKETGCGLQLTYK, encoded by the coding sequence ATGAAATTAACAGTTCTCATGGATAACAACACCCTGATAGACCGTTACTTACTGGGCGAACCCGGTGTTTCCTACTTTATTGAAGCTGACGATAAGAAAATACTCTTTGATACGGGATATTCAGATACATTTATCAGAAATGCACAAAAAATGAATATCAATCTTCTGGACATTGACCACATTGTTTTGTCACATTCACATCTGGACCATACATGGGGACTTGATCCACTTATAAGAAGGTACACTGAAGCACGGATAGAAGGTCTGGATCATTCAGAACCGAATCTGATCGCACATCCCTTGATATTCAATAGCAGGACATATCCTGGACTACAGGAAATAGGGATGCTTCTTTCTGCTGAAAAGCTTTCACGAATATTTAAATTACGACTAAGCAGTGAGCCTTTGTGGATCACAGATAACGTTGTATTCCTTGGTGAAATTCCCCGGAGATTTGATTTTGAGCATGATCCACTTGAAAGCAAAATTATCATTGATGGAAAAGAGCAGGATGACGAAGTGTTAGATGACACGGGACTTATCGTAAGAACAGAAAATGGACTTGTTATTGTCACAGGATGCTCTCATTCAGGTATTTGCAATATAATCGAATATGCAAAGGAAGTCTGCAGCGAAGAAAAGATCATCGACATTATCGGTGGTTTCCATTTACTTAATCCTCCGGAGCTGAAGATGAGGGGAACTGTTGAATATTTCCGGAATCTCAATGTGCATGAAGTTCATGCGTGCCACTGTACAGACCTTGAATCAAAAATAGCATTATCCAAAGTTTGCAACCTGAAAGAAACAGGCTGTGGTCTTCAGCTGACATATAAATAA
- the thiC gene encoding phosphomethylpyrimidine synthase ThiC, whose product MTLMEDAKKGKITPQMEAVAKDEGIDAKTICSCVANGTISIPNNPVRDCRVVGIGKYLSTKVNANIGTSRDYINIGEEVEKAKTAETFGADALMDLSTGGDLDLIRKKIMDAVNIPIGSVPIYQAASSQKAVVDMTSDDMFNAVRKHAKDGIDFVTIHAAVNQDALKRIKHSNRITDIVSRGGSFTLAWMLHNGEDNPFYAEYDYLMEIAYEYDMAISLGDGMRPGCIHDASDGPSFMEFITLGELVKRTRDANIQCFVEGPGHVPLDEVELSVKGMKSLCHNAPLYLLGPLVTDIAPGYDHITGAIGGTLAGMCGTDFLCMTTPAEHLALPTNDDIREGTIVTKIAAHAADLTKEGQKERARATDDKMAHARKNLDWDTQFELAIDGEKAKRIRDSRNTGSEACSMCGDLCAMKIVSKALEEEKNK is encoded by the coding sequence ATGACACTAATGGAAGATGCTAAAAAAGGCAAAATAACGCCACAGATGGAAGCAGTTGCAAAGGATGAGGGCATTGACGCAAAAACCATCTGCTCCTGTGTTGCCAACGGAACCATAAGTATCCCGAATAACCCGGTAAGGGACTGCAGGGTCGTAGGTATAGGAAAATACCTCAGTACTAAAGTAAACGCCAATATCGGGACTTCCCGGGATTACATCAACATCGGTGAAGAAGTTGAGAAGGCAAAAACTGCAGAAACCTTCGGTGCAGATGCACTCATGGATCTCTCAACCGGTGGAGACCTTGACCTGATCAGGAAAAAGATCATGGATGCTGTGAACATCCCTATAGGTTCTGTACCAATCTATCAGGCAGCATCCTCACAGAAAGCCGTAGTTGATATGACATCCGATGACATGTTCAATGCAGTACGCAAACACGCAAAGGACGGTATTGATTTTGTTACAATCCATGCTGCTGTGAACCAGGATGCCCTGAAAAGAATAAAGCATAGCAACAGGATTACAGACATTGTCAGCCGCGGCGGTTCATTTACTCTTGCATGGATGCTGCATAATGGCGAAGATAACCCGTTCTATGCAGAATATGATTACCTCATGGAAATAGCATACGAGTACGATATGGCCATCAGTCTTGGAGATGGTATGAGACCCGGATGCATTCATGATGCCTCAGACGGCCCTTCATTTATGGAATTCATAACCCTTGGGGAACTTGTAAAAAGAACAAGGGACGCAAACATCCAGTGTTTTGTTGAAGGCCCCGGACATGTCCCATTGGATGAGGTCGAACTCAGCGTAAAAGGAATGAAAAGTCTCTGCCACAATGCACCACTGTACCTTCTCGGTCCGCTTGTCACAGATATTGCACCGGGATATGATCACATAACCGGAGCAATTGGGGGAACACTTGCAGGCATGTGCGGTACAGATTTCCTGTGCATGACTACACCGGCAGAGCACCTTGCACTGCCAACAAATGATGACATCCGTGAAGGAACCATTGTTACAAAGATTGCTGCCCATGCTGCCGACCTTACAAAAGAAGGCCAGAAAGAGCGTGCAAGGGCAACTGATGACAAAATGGCACATGCACGTAAAAACCTTGACTGGGACACACAGTTCGAACTTGCAATCGATGGAGAAAAGGCAAAAAGAATCAGGGACAGCAGGAATACTGGTAGTGAAGCCTGTTCCATGTGCGGTGACCTCTGTGCCATGAAAATTGTCAGCAAGGCACTTGAAGAAGAGAAGAACAAGTGA
- a CDS encoding SgcJ/EcaC family oxidoreductase produces the protein MKQHPVESLINKADTAINQEDFDTLTDIYADDAVLVIRPGMNAVGKVQIRKAFEAIAAHFEHTLNVRQAGIKILETGDTALVLSKTLVSAKLHPIQERKATYVFRKDANGAWLCAIDNSYGHDLLDA, from the coding sequence ATGAAACAACATCCTGTAGAATCATTGATTAACAAAGCTGACACTGCTATAAATCAGGAAGATTTCGATACTTTGACAGATATCTATGCAGATGATGCTGTTCTGGTTATTCGACCAGGGATGAATGCGGTCGGCAAAGTGCAAATAAGAAAAGCGTTTGAGGCTATTGCCGCTCACTTCGAGCACACACTGAATGTCAGGCAGGCCGGAATAAAAATTCTGGAAACCGGAGATACCGCTCTGGTTTTGTCGAAAACTCTTGTTTCAGCTAAGTTGCATCCTATTCAGGAACGTAAGGCAACGTATGTATTCAGAAAGGATGCAAACGGTGCCTGGCTCTGTGCGATTGACAACTCATATGGTCATGATCTTTTAGATGCCTGA
- a CDS encoding GyrI-like domain-containing protein, protein MEPKIETLAPKKLIGMHKKMSLTQNRTVELWQSFMPRRMEIPNRTNSAYISMNVYPEAQEGVISPTTMFDKWAAVEVSSHDTIPDGMEAYTLPGGKYAVFLHKGPASAFPKTMQFIFAEWLPASEYELDNREHFEILPEGYDRNDPEAEEEIWIPVK, encoded by the coding sequence ATGGAACCAAAGATTGAAACTCTTGCACCTAAAAAACTTATCGGCATGCATAAAAAAATGTCACTCACACAGAACAGGACTGTAGAACTCTGGCAAAGTTTCATGCCAAGGAGAATGGAAATTCCAAACAGGACAAATTCTGCATACATTTCCATGAATGTTTATCCTGAGGCTCAAGAAGGAGTGATTTCTCCGACGACTATGTTCGACAAATGGGCGGCTGTTGAAGTTTCATCTCATGATACAATTCCTGATGGCATGGAGGCATATACTTTGCCGGGTGGGAAATATGCAGTATTTCTTCACAAGGGCCCTGCCAGTGCTTTTCCAAAGACAATGCAATTCATTTTTGCAGAGTGGCTTCCAGCTTCTGAATATGAGCTTGATAACAGAGAGCACTTTGAGATTCTGCCAGAGGGATATGACAGGAATGATCCGGAAGCTGAGGAGGAAATCTGGATTCCTGTGAAGTAA
- a CDS encoding DNA topoisomerase, with translation MSIVVFTEKNKAASQIAGILSDGHYNRASVAGLPVYDFKINGKEWRIMGLAGHIMGYDFPEQFNNWRECDPAVLLDTPPVKNVTKKPYAAAISLLAGGAEEVVLACDFDREGENIGFEAKEISERVASLPVKRARFSSLSSSEIKKAFSNLVEPDYNMAMSAEARQILDLKMGAAFTRFMTLSVREKARTKGVISIGPCQTPTCGFVYEREKLIKNFKPKDFWKIEALFNSKGADFTGVHRAGNIHEKEKADEIFARIKDCKIGVVDKKSVKEARTSPPYPLNTTEFLKRSSKFLGVSPEEALETAEQLYLAGFTSYPRTETNKYADDFDFKSKLVAFSSGTYQKYALEIISAGEISCRNGTKDGHDHPPIHPIKAASKNDVEKSIRMPNAWKVYDLIVRHFLANLMQPAIFEKTRMEILVGGEIFDVKGSILKSAGWLDVYPFETNNDKLLPLIEEKDEVDVKKISNIKSETKPPKRLTEAELLTLMDKHGIGTKATAPSHIETNKKRGYFETKGRTIAILDTGFTLMDTLDATVPILVQPEIRARIESLIQDVEDGKKSLESTLDEGTLLIKKMYSQLTSSKEAIAARMAGTIVDEQVATDKKNFVGTCPECGRMLHMIKTDKGRFVGCTGYPECKNTYPLPKAGALTVLRSQLCEKGGVAVLKVGKKYNWAVGIGPCFTCDLEKKCFPPEIVGPCPVCDGSMFLITTKDSRFLGCTNRCGHTQSVPKSGRLTILDRQCEHCGWHILRVKEQKQDAKEFCTNRKCSGK, from the coding sequence ATGTCTATAGTCGTATTCACGGAAAAGAACAAAGCAGCTTCTCAGATAGCAGGTATCTTAAGTGACGGACACTACAACCGTGCTTCGGTGGCAGGTCTTCCGGTATACGATTTTAAGATTAACGGTAAAGAATGGAGGATAATGGGACTTGCCGGTCACATCATGGGTTACGATTTTCCTGAACAGTTCAACAACTGGCGTGAATGCGACCCTGCTGTCCTGCTGGATACACCTCCTGTAAAAAATGTAACTAAAAAACCCTATGCTGCTGCTATATCCCTTCTTGCAGGCGGTGCTGAGGAAGTTGTCCTTGCATGTGACTTTGACAGGGAAGGAGAGAATATTGGCTTTGAGGCAAAGGAAATTTCCGAAAGAGTAGCTTCCCTTCCAGTAAAAAGAGCACGTTTTTCATCACTATCCTCAAGTGAGATTAAAAAAGCATTTTCCAATCTTGTTGAACCTGATTATAATATGGCAATGTCAGCAGAAGCCCGCCAGATACTGGACCTTAAGATGGGTGCGGCTTTTACTCGTTTCATGACATTGTCCGTGAGAGAAAAAGCACGCACAAAAGGCGTGATATCTATTGGTCCATGCCAGACTCCGACCTGTGGTTTTGTCTATGAAAGGGAGAAATTGATTAAAAACTTCAAGCCAAAGGATTTCTGGAAAATAGAAGCACTTTTCAATTCAAAAGGTGCGGATTTCACCGGTGTGCACAGGGCCGGAAACATTCATGAAAAGGAAAAAGCCGATGAGATCTTCGCCCGTATTAAGGATTGTAAGATTGGTGTTGTAGATAAGAAAAGTGTAAAAGAGGCACGTACCAGTCCCCCATATCCATTGAATACAACCGAATTCCTGAAACGCTCTTCTAAATTCCTGGGCGTAAGTCCGGAGGAAGCACTCGAGACTGCAGAACAGCTTTATCTCGCCGGTTTTACCAGTTATCCAAGGACTGAGACTAACAAGTATGCCGATGATTTTGATTTCAAATCCAAGCTTGTAGCATTTTCTTCAGGAACCTACCAGAAGTATGCGCTTGAGATCATCTCTGCAGGTGAAATTAGTTGCAGGAACGGGACAAAGGACGGACATGATCACCCCCCTATTCATCCTATTAAGGCAGCTTCAAAGAATGATGTCGAAAAGAGTATCAGAATGCCTAATGCATGGAAGGTTTACGACCTGATAGTGAGACATTTTCTTGCAAACCTTATGCAGCCTGCCATATTTGAGAAAACAAGAATGGAGATTCTTGTTGGTGGAGAGATATTTGACGTAAAGGGTTCAATTCTTAAAAGTGCAGGCTGGCTTGATGTTTATCCATTTGAAACAAATAATGACAAGTTACTGCCCTTAATTGAGGAAAAGGATGAGGTTGACGTAAAAAAGATCAGTAACATAAAATCTGAAACAAAACCTCCAAAAAGGCTTACTGAAGCCGAACTTCTGACCCTGATGGACAAGCATGGTATTGGCACCAAGGCTACAGCCCCAAGTCATATTGAAACTAATAAGAAAAGAGGCTATTTTGAAACCAAGGGTAGGACCATTGCAATTCTTGATACTGGATTTACTCTCATGGATACTCTGGACGCCACGGTTCCTATTCTGGTACAACCTGAGATAAGAGCACGCATTGAATCCCTTATCCAGGATGTTGAGGATGGCAAAAAATCGCTTGAAAGTACCCTTGATGAAGGAACTCTGCTCATCAAGAAGATGTATTCACAGCTTACATCAAGCAAAGAGGCTATTGCTGCAAGAATGGCAGGTACGATTGTTGATGAGCAGGTTGCAACGGATAAGAAGAACTTTGTCGGTACCTGTCCTGAATGTGGGAGGATGCTCCATATGATAAAAACTGACAAAGGACGCTTTGTAGGTTGTACGGGTTATCCGGAATGCAAAAATACGTATCCTTTGCCAAAGGCAGGTGCGCTTACAGTTCTACGTTCCCAACTATGTGAAAAAGGTGGCGTTGCAGTCCTGAAGGTTGGTAAAAAGTATAACTGGGCCGTGGGCATTGGTCCCTGCTTTACGTGCGATCTGGAAAAGAAATGCTTCCCGCCTGAAATTGTAGGCCCGTGCCCGGTATGCGACGGTTCAATGTTCCTTATAACCACTAAAGATTCCCGTTTCCTTGGCTGTACCAACAGATGTGGGCACACGCAATCTGTGCCTAAATCAGGTAGGCTTACTATTCTTGATCGCCAGTGTGAGCACTGTGGGTGGCATATACTCCGTGTAAAAGAGCAAAAACAGGATGCAAAGGAGTTTTGCACTAATCGGAAATGTTCCGGCAAATAG
- a CDS encoding nitroreductase, with protein sequence MPEVIETILSRRSIRKYTEEEIADEDTRTILDAARWAPSGLNNQPWKFIVIKDKGTMKELAGCTHYSQIVQAAPLLIAVYLDTETMYNKTKDTQAIGAAIQNMLLACCDLGLGAVWLGEILNQSDKVNLILNCPESLELMAILAIGKPDENGKSPSRKELESIVFGEKYGNKF encoded by the coding sequence ATGCCTGAAGTAATTGAAACAATCCTTTCAAGAAGAAGCATCAGAAAATATACAGAAGAAGAAATAGCTGACGAAGACACCAGGACTATTCTGGATGCAGCAAGGTGGGCACCATCCGGCCTGAATAACCAGCCATGGAAATTCATAGTCATCAAAGATAAAGGGACCATGAAAGAACTGGCAGGCTGCACACACTATTCACAAATAGTTCAGGCTGCACCCCTATTAATAGCAGTCTACCTTGACACTGAAACAATGTACAACAAAACAAAAGACACACAGGCCATCGGTGCAGCCATTCAAAACATGCTGCTTGCCTGCTGTGACCTTGGATTGGGAGCAGTATGGCTGGGAGAAATTCTGAACCAGTCAGATAAAGTTAACTTGATTCTCAATTGTCCTGAATCTCTGGAGCTTATGGCAATACTTGCCATTGGCAAACCTGATGAAAATGGCAAAAGCCCATCCCGGAAAGAACTGGAAAGCATAGTATTCGGTGAAAAATACGGGAATAAATTCTGA
- a CDS encoding transposase codes for MQTKLRTYEIIPNENICFPIGTILAVNWLYDTLDLSAVFGKHKKNGIDINSLLKALISYKLTDNFSISKAHDWINRDEVLDIFNLPEFCERTLYRVLETLGNNRETIISNIQDEIFARYDFEHTNVNMDWTSIFFHGDKSPLGMYGYSRDHRPDKKQITIGLAELANPINVPIGLTVEKGNLPDQKHFEKTYYQINNRMDQGSLVVFDKGAHSKGNIDLIREDEMHYLTARKLNKSDDKKIAVFWEASPELIDSENGIYGLKTIKPSSVNYMYFSEKLQKEQHDSKIRKVMRLLEEAKEIQKAISKNKKLPKKFRINNVLVDVTYSLQTKLMELDEQEAIKLLEEKIITGREGFFCLRSSQNLTLKEALLTYRKKDSIEKIIHSLKNEIEIKPLRVWTEASIYGAVIIGFIAQLFISLMRYEFNELRHKSTKFIKNSLLNLTVTVDFTDEQSKKYIYANFDGINSLILRQKWVKS; via the coding sequence ATGCAAACAAAACTAAGAACATATGAGATTATTCCTAATGAGAATATATGCTTTCCCATCGGAACTATTCTGGCTGTAAATTGGCTTTACGATACCCTTGATTTATCCGCTGTTTTTGGTAAACACAAAAAGAATGGTATTGATATCAACAGCCTACTGAAAGCACTTATAAGTTACAAGCTTACAGATAATTTCAGCATAAGTAAAGCTCACGATTGGATCAATCGTGATGAAGTGCTTGACATTTTCAATCTACCTGAATTTTGTGAAAGAACTCTCTACAGGGTTCTTGAAACCCTGGGAAATAATCGTGAAACGATTATTTCCAATATTCAGGATGAAATATTTGCCCGATACGATTTTGAACATACCAACGTAAACATGGACTGGACGAGCATTTTTTTCCATGGTGACAAATCTCCTCTTGGGATGTATGGATATAGCAGAGATCATCGACCAGACAAAAAACAGATAACAATAGGTCTTGCTGAACTTGCTAATCCTATAAATGTTCCCATAGGTCTTACAGTAGAGAAGGGAAATCTACCAGATCAAAAACATTTTGAGAAGACATATTACCAAATCAACAATAGAATGGACCAGGGTTCACTTGTCGTTTTTGATAAAGGAGCTCATAGCAAAGGGAACATTGACTTGATAAGGGAGGATGAGATGCATTACTTAACTGCAAGAAAACTCAATAAGAGTGATGATAAGAAAATTGCAGTATTCTGGGAAGCTTCTCCTGAACTTATCGATTCTGAAAATGGAATATATGGACTGAAAACCATTAAACCAAGCAGTGTTAATTACATGTATTTTTCAGAAAAGCTCCAGAAAGAACAACATGACTCTAAAATAAGAAAAGTTATGAGATTGTTGGAGGAAGCAAAGGAGATACAGAAAGCTATCAGCAAAAACAAGAAGCTTCCTAAAAAATTCAGAATCAACAATGTTCTTGTTGATGTCACTTATTCTTTGCAGACTAAACTGATGGAACTAGATGAACAGGAAGCTATCAAGCTTCTGGAAGAAAAGATAATTACAGGTAGAGAAGGATTTTTTTGCCTGAGATCAAGTCAGAATTTGACACTAAAAGAAGCTCTTCTAACATACAGAAAAAAAGACTCCATTGAAAAAATAATCCATTCCCTGAAGAACGAGATTGAAATTAAACCATTAAGAGTATGGACTGAGGCTTCCATTTATGGTGCAGTGATCATAGGATTCATTGCACAACTTTTCATATCGCTGATGCGATATGAGTTCAATGAACTCAGACATAAGTCTACAAAATTCATCAAAAATAGCCTATTGAATTTGACAGTAACCGTCGATTTTACGGATGAACAATCAAAAAAGTACATTTACGCCAATTTTGATGGGATAAATTCACTGATTTTAAGGCAGAAATGGGTGAAATCGTAG
- a CDS encoding alpha/beta hydrolase yields MADEEKLEKFSAELHFKSDSAKWLVFVHGFGGSARTWKKQTEVFSNHYNLLVLEMHKEPRVNSLSIDKVCRLISNTLTYHGVEKAHFMGFSFSTLICLRFAVLYPEKVDSLIMGGGIVKFNLRTNFLLYLAITFKRWINYMVLYRFFAYIILPRKNHRRSRSIFVTEAEKLGLNEFCRWVDLIPETKPSLRWLAELDDNIKVLFVSGSEDHLFLKDTLKHSDKIPNTRVEIIENCGHVCSIEQYDRFNEIVLEYLNSEK; encoded by the coding sequence ATGGCAGACGAAGAAAAGCTTGAAAAGTTTAGTGCAGAGCTTCACTTCAAAAGTGACTCTGCTAAGTGGCTTGTATTCGTTCATGGATTTGGTGGCAGTGCCAGGACATGGAAAAAGCAGACTGAAGTTTTTTCAAATCATTACAATCTTCTCGTGCTTGAGATGCATAAGGAACCACGAGTCAACAGCCTTAGTATCGATAAAGTATGCAGGTTGATTAGCAATACATTAACCTATCATGGAGTTGAGAAAGCTCATTTCATGGGCTTTTCCTTTAGTACTCTTATTTGCCTGCGTTTTGCTGTTCTTTACCCTGAAAAGGTTGATTCCCTTATCATGGGTGGTGGAATTGTAAAATTCAACCTGAGAACAAATTTCCTGCTTTACCTGGCAATCACTTTCAAAAGATGGATCAATTACATGGTCCTCTACAGGTTCTTTGCTTACATCATACTTCCAAGGAAAAATCACCGCAGGTCAAGAAGTATTTTTGTAACTGAGGCTGAAAAGCTTGGGCTTAATGAGTTTTGCAGATGGGTAGACCTCATTCCAGAAACAAAACCAAGTTTAAGGTGGCTTGCTGAACTTGATGACAATATCAAAGTTCTTTTCGTATCAGGAAGCGAGGACCACCTGTTTTTAAAAGATACCTTAAAGCACAGTGATAAAATTCCAAATACCCGTGTTGAGATCATCGAAAACTGTGGTCATGTCTGTTCCATTGAACAATATGACAGGTTCAATGAGATTGTTTTAGAATATCTTAACTCAGAAAAATAA
- a CDS encoding radical SAM protein yields the protein MMINGKREEIPPFPHHKAYVYRSKQFFTAKSVASHLTMGDFITLKELYNGFKHKCSIPRVLLIDPTSDCNLKCKGCWSKDYESGHNISYEKFDVILDQAEELGIMDCLMTGGEPLLRKDDIVKLCRKHNKMTFGVFTNATLIDEEFADMMAELGNLNVFISIEGTQEQTDFRRGEGVYAKAIKAMDILRARDIGFAFSACYHSKNYKTIASDEFLDLMRAKGAWFGWLFQYIPVGSTADTALMCTAEERAYMHEKIMDYCKKQDYVIVDFWNNGHLCFGCIGAGVGFAHINAKGDVEPCAFCHYSDSNIYDVSLADALRSKFFTTFREAQPFSDNPLRPCPLIDNPQAIIDVVKAGGAKSTHLANPESAEELASKSFERAKEWEEMAAGLFRKMPEHNRKNFPKFLRYFAFKKGITDGRRRKA from the coding sequence ATGATGATCAATGGGAAGAGAGAAGAAATTCCTCCCTTTCCACATCACAAAGCTTACGTGTACAGAAGTAAACAATTCTTTACAGCAAAAAGTGTTGCAAGTCACCTGACAATGGGAGACTTCATAACACTAAAAGAATTATACAATGGATTCAAACACAAGTGTTCGATCCCAAGAGTTCTTCTTATTGACCCTACCAGTGACTGCAACCTGAAATGCAAAGGTTGCTGGTCAAAGGATTATGAAAGCGGTCACAATATTTCCTATGAAAAATTTGATGTTATTCTGGACCAGGCTGAAGAGCTTGGAATTATGGATTGCCTGATGACAGGAGGTGAACCTCTTCTCAGGAAAGATGATATCGTCAAGCTATGCAGAAAGCATAATAAAATGACTTTTGGTGTTTTTACCAATGCCACTCTCATCGATGAAGAGTTTGCGGATATGATGGCTGAACTTGGAAACCTGAATGTTTTCATAAGTATAGAAGGGACCCAGGAGCAGACTGATTTCAGAAGAGGAGAAGGTGTTTACGCTAAAGCCATAAAAGCCATGGATATTCTAAGAGCAAGAGATATCGGTTTTGCTTTTTCAGCATGTTATCATTCTAAGAACTACAAGACCATAGCCAGTGATGAGTTCCTTGACCTGATGCGTGCAAAGGGGGCATGGTTCGGCTGGCTTTTCCAGTATATTCCTGTTGGCAGCACTGCGGATACTGCACTTATGTGTACGGCTGAAGAACGTGCTTATATGCATGAGAAGATAATGGATTATTGTAAAAAGCAGGATTACGTGATCGTTGATTTCTGGAACAATGGTCATCTTTGTTTTGGCTGTATAGGAGCCGGAGTTGGTTTTGCACATATCAATGCAAAAGGTGATGTTGAGCCGTGTGCCTTCTGCCATTATTCAGATTCGAATATCTATGATGTTTCACTTGCTGATGCACTCCGGTCTAAATTCTTCACAACATTCAGGGAGGCACAACCATTTTCAGATAACCCCCTGCGTCCATGTCCTTTAATAGATAATCCACAGGCAATTATAGACGTTGTAAAAGCCGGTGGTGCAAAATCAACTCATCTGGCAAACCCGGAATCTGCTGAGGAGCTTGCCAGCAAGAGCTTTGAAAGGGCAAAGGAATGGGAGGAAATGGCTGCTGGACTTTTCCGGAAAATGCCGGAGCATAACAGGAAGAATTTCCCAAAATTCCTGAGGTATTTTGCCTTTAAGAAAGGAATCACCGATGGCAGACGAAGAAAAGCTTGA
- a CDS encoding isoprenylcysteine carboxylmethyltransferase family protein, with amino-acid sequence MLLSTLVLILCIVGFALIHSLLASLPVKRFVRRSLGSKADSLYMPVYNLIAVITLIPLGYALYKYPGEFLYVIPSPWRWFMIAGQVIGLIVGPGALRDAPHRFKLRAQLSAPNTPEAGHLNIHGIYRWIRDPFLLSGLVIMWLTPFMTTNLLIIYILTTVYLIMGSLHWESRLVAQFGDEYRDYQKHVHRIIPRFKPYYEK; translated from the coding sequence TTGTTGTTATCTACACTGGTCCTTATTCTATGTATTGTGGGATTTGCATTAATTCACAGTCTTCTTGCAAGCCTGCCAGTCAAGCGATTCGTAAGGCGATCGCTAGGATCAAAAGCGGACAGTCTGTACATGCCTGTCTATAATCTTATTGCAGTAATCACTTTAATTCCACTGGGATACGCGCTTTATAAATACCCCGGCGAATTTCTTTACGTGATACCTTCTCCCTGGCGCTGGTTTATGATAGCAGGTCAGGTAATTGGTTTAATAGTTGGCCCAGGAGCTTTGAGAGATGCACCACATAGATTTAAACTGAGAGCACAATTATCAGCACCCAATACTCCCGAAGCAGGTCATCTGAATATACATGGAATATATCGCTGGATAAGGGACCCTTTCCTTCTTTCAGGTCTTGTCATCATGTGGCTGACACCTTTTATGACTACTAACTTACTAATCATTTACATCCTGACCACTGTTTACCTGATCATGGGTTCATTACACTGGGAAAGCAGACTAGTAGCTCAATTTGGTGATGAATACCGTGATTATCAGAAACATGTTCACAGGATTATTCCCAGATTTAAACCATATTATGAAAAATAA